Part of the Methanosarcinales archaeon genome is shown below.
AGGTAAAGCATTTGGAGATGGGAGAATTGATACGGAAGTAATAAGTCGAGATGATATCGATTGGGTTTTCAATTTGCCAGAGGAAGAGCAAAGTTACAGCAAATTTATGAAAGATCCGTTAGAACATTTTTCAAAAGAGAAAATCAACTACCTTAGAACAATTTCATATCCAGAGTCAAAAACTCCCATGAAAGCGAAGAAAATAGGCCGTAATGATCCATCTTATATTCCGCAGGTATATTTTGAAAACGAATCTTTTTCTATAACATCTAATGATGCCGATTGATTATGATTTTCGATATTTGTAGATAAAATACTCTGAAATAACCATCTCTATTTTCTTCGAATGGTAGTCAGATCATGTATGCAAAGTACGCAAATATAAATCTGCAATGCTGCAATGTAAATATAATACCCTTTAAATACTTGAAACCGCTACCATAAGAAATTATTCAATTTTTGTAGATTACCTGCGGAAAGTGAGATCCATGCCCCTGTGGTTCTGGAAAGAAGTACAAGAAGTGTTGCATGAAAATGGAGAAATAAAATAATAACACAGATCAAACAAAAGGAGCACATTCATACACCTATTTGTTTGGGTTTTTGAGCATGTATATGCTCCACAAAACCAGCGAGGTTGGCTACCAAGTTCGTATATCTATCATACGAGTATGAACTCAATTCTAACCATACTTTTCTGAAAGTTGGTCCTCATGACAACGCCAACGACTTATACACCGCATCTATCGGATCCTCATAAAAAGAGATCTGAAATTTGCTAAATAAATCTGGTGGTACAGTTGACATTTTTGATGCAACTGATATTGGGATAAGAACTTTCCTAGCTCCAGCATCCATGCAAACCTGCAAGAGGTCAGATAAATTGTCTATACTACTAATAGAACCGCCTATAGTAATTGTACCCAGGATTGCAGTTTGTTTTTGCACTGGCTTCTCCAGAGCACCTGAACATAAACTAAGAAAACCCGCAAGAGCCAGATCATCAGACATTCCCACACCTGTCAGGTCTTGCACATGTAAATGGAAATCTTTTTCTTTTATTGAAATACCTTGACTGACTGATTTTGCATTTGCCTTGAAATAGTTAAATGCAGTCTGAATAGCTTCTTTAGCTTTTGGATTTGAACCAAGACCTGATTTATCATATTTTCCGGAACCAGGGACAACCTGTAACTCTATCTTGTACACTCCAATCTTGCTGGAGGAAGCAGCAGACACTGCGTAAACCTGCCCTGGTTTTGTCATCCCTGCAGGAATGATCTTTCTTCCACCGCTTTCCGGGACCGTTACAAAATGTTCAATCATATCTTCATTGTCGATATAAGAGAAATTAACATCGAAAAATTCGATCCCACCGATTTTCTTTAACTGCTCCTTAACCCTTCTTCGTCCCACCATTGCATATTCAAGGATCTCCTGTGCTTCCTCTTTGGATATGTTCCCGTCAGGGTATACCAGCTTCATTAAACCGGAAAATGTCTTTTTCACTGCTATGACATCTCTCTGGTTCAGATTATTTCCTAACTTGAAATAATTAAATATATTGTCACTGAAAGACCTTTTCCTCATTTCTCTGAGGAATTCAGCAAAATAATCCACGATAAAGCCATACCTGTCAGTGAAGTGTTCCGGCCTGAACTTTGGAACTTCCCATCCCGGCAGATAATAGTGGATCCTGTCAAAAAATGCACTATCGTTATTCATTCCTTCGGGGAATGGAGCAAACAGGTGGAATGTTTTGAGCAACGATGATATGCTCTGGTTAACATTGCCAACAAATACAACTGATGCATTTGCATTTATCTGGTCTTTTCCCCTGGCAAATGAACCGGATGCCATGTAATCTTTGAGAATCTGTATCCCGTCCTTGTCTTTAAACCGTATCCCTGCAACTTCATCAAAAGCAACAACATCCCACAGCCCCACGAGTCCCACCTGTCTTGTACTCATGTTATAGAACAGGTTTGCTACTGTGGTTTGTCCGCCGGATATCAATATAGAGTTGGGGGATATCTCTTTGTAGACGTGAGATTTACCGGTGTTTCTCGGTCCGAGTTCACACATATTATAATTGTTTTCCACAAGAGGTACGAGACGTTCCAGTAAATGCCATTTTGCCGGATATTCCAGTTGTGCTGGTTCCATTCCGATGGTTCTTAATAAAGT
Proteins encoded:
- the brxL gene encoding protease Lon-related BREX system protein BrxL yields the protein MADIDSGTEIDDKLNTYFPGKVVRKDLTKLMKVGHNVPVYVLEYLLGSNCATDDEDLIKEGVKKVKNILSENYVRPDEAELIKSKIRETGYYTIIDKVTVRLNERRDVYEALFSNLGISKVEVDPFYVKKYEKLLGGGIWCIIKMEYLSETSQSPFMISNLKPIQIPNVNINEFIELRKNFTKDEWIDTLLRTIGMEPAQLEYPAKWHLLERLVPLVENNYNMCELGPRNTGKSHVYKEISPNSILISGGQTTVANLFYNMSTRQVGLVGLWDVVAFDEVAGIRFKDKDGIQILKDYMASGSFARGKDQINANASVVFVGNVNQSISSLLKTFHLFAPFPEGMNNDSAFFDRIHYYLPGWEVPKFRPEHFTDRYGFIVDYFAEFLREMRKRSFSDNIFNYFKLGNNLNQRDVIAVKKTFSGLMKLVYPDGNISKEEAQEILEYAMVGRRRVKEQLKKIGGIEFFDVNFSYIDNEDMIEHFVTVPESGGRKIIPAGMTKPGQVYAVSAASSSKIGVYKIELQVVPGSGKYDKSGLGSNPKAKEAIQTAFNYFKANAKSVSQGISIKEKDFHLHVQDLTGVGMSDDLALAGFLSLCSGALEKPVQKQTAILGTITIGGSISSIDNLSDLLQVCMDAGARKVLIPISVASKMSTVPPDLFSKFQISFYEDPIDAVYKSLALS